gcagaatattaaaaatagtttaaggTTTTCATTGACCTATAACAAATGAAAAAGACATAAGGATAAACTTCAGTGCTTAAATAAAACTGATGTAACCAAAATTTGGTCAATCATTTGAGTAGAGATCAAACACaatcatacaaatatattatctatagtaaaatttaaagaaaaatgtattttaatattcaaaatgttaTGAGTTTAGGTAGgagcaaaaaaaaagttaaattatttaaaattatgtatacaattttgtaattttatttttaattaaactttctgATACCAGAAAAATTTCAGAGACAAAAAAACTCATTTAATGTTTCATAGCTTTGTCTTATACTGCGTCATGAACTGAGAAAGTATGACTAATGAAATACGTGGTTTTGCGCCAACTTTAAGCCTAATACAGatctagtttatttgttttagaatttgtaTATCAAAGGCTGTTTACCAGATTGTCGAAGTATAACAGATaacaaaaagtcacctttaaCTGTTGCACAAACCACGAAGTTTGTTATCGTAAACTGTTAAAATTTAACTGTTGGATCAAAATAAAAGTgcagttttgttttcatgaatcaattttgttgatgtaaaatacagaaacgctcaataacatttgtatttattaaatatttgtattaaatactcATTATACTTAAGCGTGTATTGTTAAAGTTGCAATGCCCCTCACGCATTCAGTGTCTCAATTAGCAAAAATACCagcttaatacattgttttatttagtttttagagTTATTCTTAAACCAGTAAAAACCGAAGAGGATGTTTATATTGTATTCATAGCATTTTCTCTGATAATGGAGGAGTTATTCTTAAATCGCTGTGCTGAGAGatctgtatattatattattactttttcttctCATTGCCGATCCAATAAAAACTTAAGTTAAACCTTATATTGACGTATGTTTATTACCTTCCTTTCTAAACCTCTAACAAAGTTTTTTCTTGAaaactagaaaaaacaacaactataaccTATTGTATATGTCActgtatataaaagtatattttttttacaaaattttctatTTGACAAGAAAACCAGTTTCTGATAGATTAGTTGAAACTTAATTagcattatttattataactcaTTGTTGGCTCAGGTTATCTTGTATATACCTTCTATGTGTAATACATTGCCTGAGTTAGAAATGGTAAGCGGTTTGTTGCTGATCTAGATCTGTCTATTCGGAAGTGTTGTGTTATGACTCAGTACATCGATACTGTTTGTTAAATGGATCTTGATTTATTACGTGATTTTACCTCTAAATTTACAAACTAAACGCCGAATCAGCCCCTGAATGGATTTAATTACTACCTTCAGGTTATAATTACAGCAAAATCTTAGCTTTACCTGCTGGAACTGTAACAGTTGGATCAGGTTCATCATCCGACTCCTCCACGGCATCAGTTAGAGGGGTGACGGGTTGATCAGCAGAAACACTGGGAGAAGGAGTCGGCAAGGCGGAGACCCAGTCTGTGCGTTGAGGGGAAGTTCTGGTATGTATTTGTGGAATATCTAATTCTTCGAGTTCTCCGGAGCTTGAATATCCCgtagaaaagtttaaaaagtcTGGCGAGAGACACGGGAGTTCGTACGTTGAGAGACAGTTCACGTCGATGGCTAGCTCTGCTGAGTCTGTTGGAGAGTGGATCGCATTGTGCAAGCTGTCGAAGCTCGGTGACGACACGCGCGGCTGGCTAGATGAATCAGGCGGGAGAGTCCCGCACTGAAGGCCACCACAAACCGTCTGGTGGGCTGCATCAAACCACGTATACATGGAGTTGATGATTTCTTGTGGCCAGATGCCTCTGTGGGTTGGTTTCCCTGTTTCGCAACTCTGATCTGTGGGCGATTGGTTGTTGTTTATTTCGTAATATTCTGGGGAATGCAAAGGTTTGTGGAATggtattttaatagaaatttcGGGGAGTGATGACGTCTCTTGCACGTTTGTAAGAGTGTGAAACATTACAGGAGAAGCTCTGGTTTTGTTAAACGACACGGTTTCGGAAGTCGAACCTCCACTCATGCAAAGAGCATTGGTGAACAATGTGGTGTGTATGTCGTCCACGCACGAGGCAGACAGAAGTGATGTCATGTCAAGATCGATGTCTTGAACAGCTATTTCATCTGTGTTAGAAGAGGTAGAAAAATTCTGTCCTGGTGTGGGGCAATCGTACAGAGAGCAACCGTCTCCGCCACATTGACAGTTGGTCATACTGAAATGTTTCATTTCCATGATGTCTGCTCTCTCTGTAGCGGATCTTCCTCTTCGTTTCCCTCTTATCTTCAGCACAGCAACTATAGAGAAGAGAATCAAGAAGGAATACTAATGAAGTTCCTTTGCGCGCGCCAATAAACCACCTCATCTCTCAGAAGGATGCTAGTTGAGACCCCGTTATCCCGACCCTTCCTCCCTCACTATTGGTTCCTACTTCTACTTTTTTGCCCCGACGGGTAGCGCCCACCGTCCCGGCTGGCTAGCTAGCCGCCTCATATCCGCCCTATGGTGCCGCGAGCCTCAGGCTATTTCTTAGAAAACGGTAGCTTTAACTGCACTCGCCCATAGCAGACGTGACTCTTTCTGCCCCCTAATTTACAGTTgacagtttttaaaacttagcACACGTTTTCAGTAATCTCACCCGACTGGTTTTGTGATTAGGTTATAGCAAGTTCAACATCTGTGATAAAGTAATACATCAGTTAACTGTTCTTAATTCGATACTTTTTTTGCCGTTAAAGGGTAGTCTAGCCTACTTTCAGTAGAAACCTTGTATCTCCTACAGATGGCGCTCAAAGACAAAAACCCACGGTTATGATAGTaagtatatttacagaaaatgtatttataatttcaattaaataagaaaaaaaattcccTAAAGTTTCTGTACCAGTTCATTATGACACTTAAAAGTAAAAGCTAGGatataagaagttttttttttttcagtggtatctctattttcttaaatttattatgtattataacaaCCTTACGTCACATGTGACAAAAGTTTTCTGGTACCGTGTAACAGTTAAAGTTTAAGAAATGCTAAATGCATTATATAATAATCGATGCAATGTTTTCATTGTTACAGCAGAttcaaacattgaaatatatGAAATCGGAAAAaggtttataaataatattgctgAAAAGAGTAATTCGCATTAGCAATATTACTATCATGTTAATAGCATTTGGATTGAAAAACTATTTACGTTTACTTATGGTGAGTATTTACAATAATAAGTAGGTCAAAGTTAATGCTGAACGAAACAtgtaagtattataaaaatacttaataccttttcataaagtttttattttacaaattaatcgAGTAGTATGCAACTAAAGCTTTGGTTAAAAGGTCAGTTCCACTTTTATaggtctgtttgtttattttaaagcaaagacAAGTGAAGCTATCTGCTGTATTTAGCACAGGGACTCGAACCaagaattttagtattgtaaatccgtaaacttactgctgtcccaccgagAATAGGGGAGGTCTCGctaaataaaattgatttaaaatacagAACTAGATCAGTTGTCAAGTGATTCCTAACATTCTAGACTAAAAAACTAAACAACTTACACAGCAGAGTTAAATTTGATTTGTCTAAACAAGAAGTCCGAAACTCTGAAAATGAAAAGTCTTTATATGTATCAGACTAACTGCTTGGAGTAAACTCAGTAATTTAGTTCCTAAAGTTCCTAAAGAATATGATGGATACGTAATGCTTTAAACTTAAACCTAGTTCATTCATCGTCTATATCATTGAAaagaactttgaaaataaaattgtcaagTACGTTCAATAATAACAAAtgtagtaatataaaaatattttcggCAAAGCaagtaaaatatgaatattttgttcacAAAATAATGTTCTAATTAAAAGAAATGCCAAAAGAAACAACCAGAACatccatattttaacagtttaaagtgATATATAACTTAATGTTATGTATACCATTAGCACCATATATAGTGTATCACGAGAAACTATAAAACAGCACATCCTGTTACAAGATCCACTACTTCATCCATTACTGGCGATTATAAAATTATAGATACATTTATTAACACTTTAcattaacatttacaaaaatgtGTTATAATAGCGTGCCAgtcatttttgttttttcgttttttaCGCTTTGTTTTGAAACATCCCAAAGCATTTCATTTGGATTCGAGGCCTAGTTCGATTCGCACTTTTTGTTTGAAACTACTGCTGAATAGCATACCGTATTTCATGGTGCATTATGATCCTTAACAGACATATTTATTTCCCCATAGACTTTCATCACTGATGAAACTGCTGCTTTATTCAAAATATCCCCATATAACAATGTATTCTTAGCTTTTAAGCATTACCAGTTGACCGAGAAAAAGTCTGATACGGtatctataaaaacaaactattataataaCCCTCCCATTTTTCATGGTCGGGCCTACATAGTTCAATGCAACCTGTTCTTACGTCTGAGTATATTAATTTCCAGTTGTTATGAATGACTTATGGACTGTAGCCCGCCCACAAAACTTCAGTATCACAGAACCCCCTATACTTAATTGCACGCAGTTCTAAAATCTTATTAAACACTTTGATAATACCAGACGTGCAGTTTCATTTCACagaatatttcaaagtttacTCAGTTTTGGAACAATATGTCGCAGCAAAGCCTAGCCTCACATTTCTTTGTATAATTACTCACAGTGGATTTGAAAACAGGTA
This genomic window from Tachypleus tridentatus isolate NWPU-2018 chromosome 10, ASM421037v1, whole genome shotgun sequence contains:
- the LOC143230896 gene encoding uncharacterized protein LOC143230896, producing MEMKHFSMTNCQCGGDGCSLYDCPTPGQNFSTSSNTDEIAVQDIDLDMTSLLSASCVDDIHTTLFTNALCMSGGSTSETVSFNKTRASPVMFHTLTNVQETSSLPEISIKIPFHKPLHSPEYYEINNNQSPTDQSCETGKPTHRGIWPQEIINSMYTWFDAAHQTVCGGLQCGTLPPDSSSQPRVSSPSFDSLHNAIHSPTDSAELAIDVNCLSTYELPCLSPDFLNFSTGYSSSGELEELDIPQIHTRTSPQRTDWVSALPTPSPSVSADQPVTPLTDAVEESDDEPDPTVTVPADPAEWNSDHIREWLDWTQKQFGLEFISKAMFPSSGADLCQLTRNDFRRLTGPKSADILFTYLSHLKQSSGHAPPPSLEYPLTPEETSSVSDDTDDKSLYVDSSKGTSPKWSFSIPSGLTKQDPLKALNDVGSRLASQGSGQIQLWQFLLQLLSEEKNSNFITWEGTDGEFKLIDPDEVARRWGERKSKPNMNYDKLSRALRYYYDKNIMTKVHGKRYTYRFDYRGLVQACQPPPLDSNALKLSLGLLLSKEQDVPSSALAFASCYYNNKHAAFVHSSLTENSSNSKVYNVNST